TTGGTGAATTGCGTCCGGTCATTGAATTCATGACCTTTAACTTTGCCATGCAGGCCATTGACCAGATCATCAATTCAGCCGCCAAGACATTATATATGTCAGGTGGGCAGATGGGATGTCCGATTGTGTTTCGGGGGCCAAATGGTGCCGCCAGCCGCGTTGCTGCCCAGCATTCGCAATGTTATGCAAGCTGGTACGCACATTGTCCGGGATTAAAGGTGGTTTCACCATGGTCAGCGGCGGATGCCAAAGGCCTACTTAAATCAGCCATCCGCGATCCCAATCCAGTGATTTTTCTGGAAAATGAGGTTATGTACGGCCAGTCCTTTGATGTGCCAGATGATGATGATTGGACTGTGCCGATCGGCAAGGCCAAAATCGTTCGTGAAGGCAGTGATGTAACATTGGTTGCCTTTTCAATCATGGTTGGACGCTCTTTGCAGGCGGCGGATACGCTAGCCGAAATGGGCATCAGCGCCGAAGTGATTGATCTGCGCACCATTCGCCCACTTGATATCGATACGATTGTGACCTCGGTCAAGAAAACATCGCGTCTTGTGACCTGCGAAGAGGGCTTTCCTTTTGCGGGTATCGGTTCGGAACTGGCCATGCAGGTTATGGAACAGGCCTTTGATTGGCTTGATGCACCAATTGCCCGTGTGACTGGCAAGGATGTGCCGATGCCCTATGCCGCCAACCTTGAAAAACTAGCACTGCCGCAGGTGGATGATATCGTCGCGACGGCGTTTGCCACATGCGAAGGCTTTAAGGGAGCATAATCATGGCTATTGAAATCAAAATGCCAGCTTTATCCCCCACGATGGAAGTTGGCACATTATCAAAATGGATGGTGGCTGTTGGCGATGATGTGCGTTCAGGGGACGTGATCGCCGAAATTGAAACCGATAAAGCGACTATGGAAGTTGAAGCTGTTGATGATGGTAAAATGGCGCAAATAGCAGTGGCTGACGGAACCGAAAATATACCTGTGGGCACGGTGATTGCCTTACTTGCTGAAGATGGTGAAGATGTTGCCACTGTGTCATCGGCATCGCCAAAGCCAGCCGCATCAAAACTCGCTCCGCCCAAAGAAGATGCCGCGGGTGAAGAAAGCGGATCTGCCGCAAAAGAAGCGGTCGCAGATGACGCTACCAAACAAGAGCCTGCTATGGACACATCCAAGCCAGCACCTGTTTCTCCGCGCACTAGCGCGGATACGAAACGTATTTTTGCAAGCCCATTAGCGCGGCGCATAGCGGCGGATAAGGGCGTTGATCTGGCTAGCCTGACCGGCAGTGGCCCGCATGGTCGTATTTTGCGGCGTGATGTTGAGGGCGCGCCAGCATCGATGCAGGCATCGCTTGCGACCACCGCGCCGTCACGGGCTGTTACGTCGTCTGCCGAAAAAGGGGCGAGCACGTTGGTGCCGAACAATCAGATGCGCAAGATCATCGCATCGCGTTTGCAGGAATCCAAACAGACAGCCCCACATTTCTATCTGACGATTGATTGCAATATTGACACGCTACTCGAATCACGCAAGGCGCTGAACGCACTAGCAGACGAGGGGATCAAGATTTCGGTCAATGATATGGTGATCCGGGCGGCGGCAATGGCTCTAATGAAGGTACCAGCGGCGAATGCCTCATGGGAAGGTGACAACACACGCCTGTTCCATAATGCCGATATCTGCATGGCGGTGGCGGTTGATGGCGGTCTGGTTACGCCGGTGATCTGGGCCGCTGAAAGCAAAGGCCTGTCTGAATTGTCAACCATTAGCAGCGATCTGGCTACGCGTGCGCGTGATGGCAAGCTTGCGGCGGAAGAATTTACCGGTGGTAGCTTTACCATTTCTAACCTGGGCATGTTCGGGGTGCGCGAATTTGCGGCAGTGATTAATCCGCCACAGGGCGCAATACTGGCAGTCGGCGCGGGCGAACAGCGTCCGGTAGTCATTGACGGTGCATTAAGTGTGGCGACGATGATGACGGTAACCTTGTCCTGCGATCACCGTGCAGTTGATGGTGCAGTAGGTGCAGAATGGTTGCAGGCCTTTAAGGGCTTTGTCGAAAATCCGGTAACGATGTTGCTGTAAATTCTGTCACGAATACCGGCTTTGAGGGATTAAAATGGCTGAAACAAAATCTGACACTAAGTCTTTTGATATTATCGTGATTGGTGGTGGCCCTGGTGGCTATGTCGCAGCGATCCGTGCATCACAGCTGGGCATGAAAGCCGCTGTTATTGAGCGTGAACATCTTGGTGGTGTCTGTCTGAACTGGGGCTGTATTCCGACCAAGGCGTTATTGCGTGCGGCTGAATTACGCCATTCGATCGATGAGATGAAGGAATTTGGCATCACCATTTCGGGCGAAGTCGGTATCGATTTACCAACAGTGGTCAAACGCTCGCGTAAGGTGGCTGGACGATTGTCGATGGGGGTGTCGCACCTGCTCAAGAAGAACAAAGTTACGGTGTTCGAAGCTGAAGCCAAGATTGGTGCCAAAAAGGGCGATATACGCACGGTTACGCTGGCAGATGGCACAATACTGCAGGCCAAGCATGTGATTATCGCCACCGGCGCCCGGGCGCGGTCATTGCCCGACATCACGCCGGATGGCAAAACCATCCTGACCTATAAAGAGGCGATGGTTCCGGAGTCCATGCCAGAATCCTTGATCATTATCGGGTCAGGGGCAATCGGTTCCGAATTTGCGTCCTTCTATCATGATATGGGCGTTAAGGTGACATTGGTTGAGGCGGTAGATCGTATTCTGCCGGTCGAGGATCCCGAAATTTCGGCAATCGTGCAAAAGGCCTTTGTCAAACGCGGCATGCAGGTGATAACCGGTGTCATGATGGCATCGCTGAAAAGCAACGGGAAAAGCGTTACCGCGACCTTTGACGGGACGCAGGAACCCGTAACGGCTGATCGCGCCATTCTGGCGGTTGGCATTATTGGCAATACCGAAAATCTGGGTCTGGATGGCACCAAGGTCAAAGTCGATCGCGGCCATATCACAACTAATCAATGGGCAGAAACTGGCGAGGCCGGTATCTATGCGATTGGCGATGTGACAGGGCCGCCATGGCTGGCACATAAGGCCAGTCACGAAGGGATCATCTGCGTTGAAAAAATCGCTGGTCAAAAGGATGTCCATGCGATTGGGGCAGGGGCGGTACCTGGATGTACCTATTGTCGCCCGCAAGTTGCATCAGTCGGCATGACCGAAGCGGCGGCCAAAGAAGCGGGGCATAAGATCAAGGTTGGACGTTTTCCGTTTATCGGCAATGGCAAGGCGATTGCGATGGGTGACGATCAGGGGCTTATCAAAACAATCTTTGACGAAAAGACCGGAGAATTGCTGGGCGCGCATATGGTCGGACCCGAAGTAACCGAACTGATTCAGGGCTATGCAATCGCCCGAACATTGGAAGCCACCGAGGCGGAATTGATGCAAACCATCTTCCCGCATCCAACACTTTCTGAAGCGATGCATGAGTCAGTCCTTGACGCCTATGGCCGCGCTATCCACATGTAGGGTAGAGATTATAATATCGACCTCTAATAAAAGTCATATGCAAGGTAGGTTCCATGCCCCAGGTCAATCACACGAAAGGTGCTACACGGCATCCAGAAAAGCGACGTAACGAGGATCGCCCACAGCCACGTCGACCTGAATGGTTGCGTGTAAAGGCTCCAGTTTCAGCTGAATATCAGGAAACACGTGCCTTGATGCGTGATTTGAATCTGGTAACCGTATGTGAAGAAGCGGCCTGTCCTAATATTGGTGAATGCTGGGCGCAAAAGCACGCAACGATGATGATTCTGGGTTCGGTATGTACGCGAGCATGTGCCTTTTGCAACGTTGCTACAGGTCGCCCTGATCTGCTTGATCCGCATGAGCCTGAAAATGTTGCATCAGCCGTTGCCAAGCTGGGGTTGCAGCATGTGGTGATCACATCGGTTGACCGCGATGACCTTGACGATGGCGGGGCTACGCATTTTGCCCAGACCATTTCGGCGATCCGCGCGGCATCGCCCAACACCACAATCGAAGTTCTGACCCCTGATTTTCTGCGCAAGGACGGGGCATTGGAAATTGTCGCCGAAGCGCGTCCAGATGTGTTCAACCATAATATGGAAACGGTGCCGCGGCTTTATCCGACCATTCGTCCTGGCGCTCGTTATTTTCATTCGCTGTCTATCCTGCAAAAAATAAAGGAATTAGACGGGTCGATCTTTACCAAATCAGGCATCATGGTTGGTCTTGGTGAAACCGATGAAGAAGTTGGGCAGATAATGGATGATCTGCGCACTGCCGATGTTGACTTTATGACCATCGGCCAATATCTACAGCCAACACCAAAACACGCCCCACTTGATCGGTTTGTTGAGCCGGAAACATTCGCGCGTTATGCAAAACAGGGCAAGGCCAAAGGGTTTCTTTTAA
This window of the Candidatus Puniceispirillum marinum IMCC1322 genome carries:
- a CDS encoding pyruvate dehydrogenase complex dihydrolipoamide acetyltransferase; the encoded protein is MAIEIKMPALSPTMEVGTLSKWMVAVGDDVRSGDVIAEIETDKATMEVEAVDDGKMAQIAVADGTENIPVGTVIALLAEDGEDVATVSSASPKPAASKLAPPKEDAAGEESGSAAKEAVADDATKQEPAMDTSKPAPVSPRTSADTKRIFASPLARRIAADKGVDLASLTGSGPHGRILRRDVEGAPASMQASLATTAPSRAVTSSAEKGASTLVPNNQMRKIIASRLQESKQTAPHFYLTIDCNIDTLLESRKALNALADEGIKISVNDMVIRAAAMALMKVPAANASWEGDNTRLFHNADICMAVAVDGGLVTPVIWAAESKGLSELSTISSDLATRARDGKLAAEEFTGGSFTISNLGMFGVREFAAVINPPQGAILAVGAGEQRPVVIDGALSVATMMTVTLSCDHRAVDGAVGAEWLQAFKGFVENPVTMLL
- the lipA gene encoding lipoyl synthase; the encoded protein is MPQVNHTKGATRHPEKRRNEDRPQPRRPEWLRVKAPVSAEYQETRALMRDLNLVTVCEEAACPNIGECWAQKHATMMILGSVCTRACAFCNVATGRPDLLDPHEPENVASAVAKLGLQHVVITSVDRDDLDDGGATHFAQTISAIRAASPNTTIEVLTPDFLRKDGALEIVAEARPDVFNHNMETVPRLYPTIRPGARYFHSLSILQKIKELDGSIFTKSGIMVGLGETDEEVGQIMDDLRTADVDFMTIGQYLQPTPKHAPLDRFVEPETFARYAKQGKAKGFLLMSSTPLTRSSYHADADFAALQNARNASLATA
- the lpdA gene encoding dihydrolipoyl dehydrogenase; its protein translation is MAETKSDTKSFDIIVIGGGPGGYVAAIRASQLGMKAAVIEREHLGGVCLNWGCIPTKALLRAAELRHSIDEMKEFGITISGEVGIDLPTVVKRSRKVAGRLSMGVSHLLKKNKVTVFEAEAKIGAKKGDIRTVTLADGTILQAKHVIIATGARARSLPDITPDGKTILTYKEAMVPESMPESLIIIGSGAIGSEFASFYHDMGVKVTLVEAVDRILPVEDPEISAIVQKAFVKRGMQVITGVMMASLKSNGKSVTATFDGTQEPVTADRAILAVGIIGNTENLGLDGTKVKVDRGHITTNQWAETGEAGIYAIGDVTGPPWLAHKASHEGIICVEKIAGQKDVHAIGAGAVPGCTYCRPQVASVGMTEAAAKEAGHKIKVGRFPFIGNGKAIAMGDDQGLIKTIFDEKTGELLGAHMVGPEVTELIQGYAIARTLEATEAELMQTIFPHPTLSEAMHESVLDAYGRAIHM
- a CDS encoding pyruvate dehydrogenase complex E1 component subunit beta, with product MAIEIKMPALSPTMESGTLAKWLVEEGADVRSGDVIAEIETDKATMEVEAVDDGTLGKILVAAGTENVAVNAPIAVLLEEGDAADAAPSNSSTPSEAPSAETSSTSAEAPTADMPSETPYAPAAPVIIAEAEWTGASTSITVRESLRDAMAEEMRRDENVFVMGEEVAEYQGAYKVTQGLLDEFGARRVIDTPITEQGFAGLGVGAAFGELRPVIEFMTFNFAMQAIDQIINSAAKTLYMSGGQMGCPIVFRGPNGAASRVAAQHSQCYASWYAHCPGLKVVSPWSAADAKGLLKSAIRDPNPVIFLENEVMYGQSFDVPDDDDWTVPIGKAKIVREGSDVTLVAFSIMVGRSLQAADTLAEMGISAEVIDLRTIRPLDIDTIVTSVKKTSRLVTCEEGFPFAGIGSELAMQVMEQAFDWLDAPIARVTGKDVPMPYAANLEKLALPQVDDIVATAFATCEGFKGA